The DNA window CGGGACGACGCCATGGGGGGCCTGCTGACCCTGCACCTGGCCGGGGACCGGCCGGTGCTGGTCTACCCGAAGGCCGACCACCGGCCGGCCACCTACACGGTGCTCAACTTCCCGGTGCCCGACATCGACCGGGCGGTGGACGAGCTGACCTCGCGCGGGGTGCGGTTCGCGCGCTACGAGGGCATGCCGCAGGACGAGAAGGGGGTCATGCGGGGCAACGGCCCGTCGATCGCCTGGTTCACCGACCCGGCCGGCAACGTGTTCTCGGTGCTCCAGGAGGGCTGAACCGGGGGCGGCGGTCCCGGCACGGGGCGGGACCGCCGGCCACCGGTCAGCCCTTGTCGGCGCCCTCGTTGGCGCCGCGCACGAAGTAGCGCTGGAAGACCATGAAGAGCACCGCCACCGGGATGGTGGCGAGCAGCGCCGCGCCCAGCTTGAGCGGATACTGGGTGCCCTTGCCCAGCGACCCGCTGACCAGGTCGGCCAAGCCCCGGGGCAGGGTGAACAGGTGCGGGTCCTGCACCGAGACGAGGCTGTGCGGGAACTCGTTCCAGGAGCCCTGGAACGACAGGATGGTCAGCGTGATCAGCGCCGGCCGCGCCATCGGCAGCACCACCGACCAGAAGGTGCGGAACACGCCCGCGCCGTCGATCCGGGCCGCCTCCTCGACGCTGACCGGCACCGACTCGAAGAACTGCTTCATGATGAAGACGCCGGCCGCGTCGGCGAGCAGGGGCACCACGAGGCCCGCGTAGCTGTCGTAGAGGCCGAGCTGCTTGAGCACCAGGAACTTCGGGATGAGCAGCACCACGCCGGGCACCGCCATGACCGCGATGACCGCGGCGAACAGCCCGGCCCGGCCCCGGAAGCGCAGCCGTGCCAGCGCGTAGCCGGCGAGCGAGTCGAAGAAGACCCGGCCGAGGGTGACCAGCACGGTGACCAGCAGCGAGTTGCCGAGCCAGAGCGGGAAGTTGGTGCCGGCGAAGATCCGCTCGAAGCCGGCCAGGGTCAGCGCGTCGGGGATCGGCGAGAGCGGGTTCGCCGCCGCGTCGGGCTCGGTCTTGAGCGAGTTGCCGAGCTGGATGACGAACGGGTAGAGGAAGACCAGCCCGAAGGCGATCAGGACCGCGTACCCGAGGATGCGGTTGACCCGGGCGCGGGGCCCGCGGTCGGCGCGGCGCGTGACGGGGGCCGCCGGCCGGTCGGTGAGCACGGCCATGTCAGGACCCCTCCGGTACGCGTCGCCGCCACCACCGGGCCCGCCGGGGCTCGTCCCGGTCGGCCATCACCCGGCGCTGGAGCAGGGTCAACAGGATGATGATCAGGAACAGCACGAAGGAGATGGCCGCGCCGGAGCCGTAGTCGAAGTCCCGGAAGGCGGTCCGGTACGACAGGTACGCCGGGGTGAGCGTGGTCTTGGCGGGGTCGCCCTGGCTCATGACGTACACCTGGTCGAAGACCTGCCAGGAGCCGATCAGGCCGAGGGTGAGCACCAGGAACATGGTCGGCTTGATCAGCGGCAGGGTGACGTGCCGGAAGCGCTGCCACCGGGTCGCCCCGTCGAGGGTGCTGGCCTCGTCGAGCGCCACCGGCACGTTCTGCAACGCGGCCAGGAACATCAGCATGAAGGTGCCCGAGGTGGTCCAGATGACCAGGCTGATGATCGACACCATGGCCACGCTCGGACCGGCGAGCCAGTCCCACCAGGTCAGGCCGAACGGGCCGCCGGAGGTGAGCGCGCCGGGCGGGGTGTCCACCCCGACGGCGCCGAGCAGCAGGTGCAGCACGCCCCGGGAGTCGGCGAACCACTCCGGCCCGTTGATGCCGAGGAGGCCGAGCAGCCTGTTGACCGCGCCGGAGTTGGCGAACAGGAACAGGAACACCACGCTGATCGCCACCGAGCTGGTGACCGAGGGGAAGTAGAAGGCGCTGCGGAAGAAGCCCTTCCCCTTGAGCATGCGGTTGTTGACCACGAGGGCGAGGCCGAGGGCGAGCGCGGTCTGCACCGGCACGACGATGCCCACGTAGTACATGTTGTTGCGGATGCTGGTCATGAAGTCCCGGCGGTCGAGGCCGTCGTCGGCGAACAGCCGGGTGTAGTTGTCGCCGCCCACGAACGGCACGTCGCCGGTGAACGGGCTGCCCTGGCCGTTCCAGTCGGTGAGGCTCACCCACAGCGCCATGAGGATCGGCAGCAGCAGGAAGAGCCCGAGGATCACGATCACCGGCGCGACGAAGAGCCAGCCGGCGATGTTCTCGTTGCCGCGGATGCCGCCGCCGCGACGGCGAGGCGGCTTCGCCGGCGTGGTCGCCGGGGCGCGCAACGCTTCGGTTGCCATCTCGTCCCTCCCTCCTGTCGGGGGGTGAAGGAGGGGCCCCCTCTTATCACCCGTCTGTTAACAAGGGGCCCCTCCTTGCACCTCAGCCGCCGAGCGCCGCCTTGGCGTTCTTGTCGAAGTTGCTCAGGACCGTCTTCGGGTCACCGGTGGCCAGCCCCTGGAGGCCGGCCTCCAGGTCCCGCAGGACGCTGTCCATCTTCGGGGCGTTCACCGGGCCCTGCGCGTACGCGGCGGCGTCGATGAACGGCTTGTCCGCCGGGAAGGCGCTGGCGTACTGGTCGCGGACGGACTGCCGCGACGGCATCACGCCGAACGCCTTGGCGAAGCTCACCTGCTGGTCGCCCGCGGTCATCGCCTCGACGAACTTGATCGCCTGGTCCTTGTACTTCGACTTGGCCGCGATGCCCCAGCACTGGGTGAAGGAGAGGGTGCCCTGCCCCTTCGGGCCGGTCGGCAGCGGCACGACCTTGTACTTCACGTTCGGGAAGTCGTTCTGCAGGGCGCCCTTGATCCAGTTGCCCTCGATGGTCATGACGGCCTTGCCCCTGCCGAACGCCTCCCCGGACCAGCCGGCGTCGAGCTGCTTCGGGAACTTCGCGTAGCCGTTGGTGAGCAGGGACTTCACGTACTGGAGGGCCTGGAGGTTCTCCGGGGTGTCGGCGGTGGGCTGCTTGCCGTCCTTGCTCATGAGCCAGCCGCCGTTCTGCACCATGAACGCGCCGATCCGGTCGCGGGTGTCGCCGAGGGCGAGCGCCACCATCTTCTTCGCCTTGATCTTCTGGCTGACGGCGGTGAGCTGGTCCCAGGTGGTCGGCACGTCGGCGTCGGTCAGGCCGGCCTTCGCCCAGAGGTCGGTGTTGATCTCCAGGGCGAGGGTGGAGAAGTCCTTCGGCGCGCAGTAGAGCTTGCCGTCGTAGGTGAACGTGGTGCGCAGGCTCTCGTAGAAGTCGTCCTTGTTGCTGACCTTGTCGCCGTACGGCTCCAGGGCGCCGACACTGGCGTAGTCGGCGAAGCGGGTCGCGTCGACGTAGAAGACGTCGGGCGGGGTGCCGCCGGCGAGGGCCTGGCCGAGCTGCTGGGTGAGGTCCTGGGCCGGGGTGACGGTGGCCGTGTTGCCACTGGCGGACGCCCACTTGGCGGCGGCCTCCTGCACCGCCTTGGTCTCGGCCTCGCCGGACGAGCCGATCATGATCTGCAGGCTCGCCGGGCCGCTGGACTGCTTGGTGTCGTTCGCGGAGTCGTCGAAGCCGCTGCCGCACGCGGCGGAGCCGAACAGGGCGACGGCGGCGAAGCCGGCCACCGC is part of the Micromonospora halotolerans genome and encodes:
- a CDS encoding VOC family protein; amino-acid sequence: MFRDTKAFSGFSVDDPDRAERFYTDVLGLRVSRDDAMGGLLTLHLAGDRPVLVYPKADHRPATYTVLNFPVPDIDRAVDELTSRGVRFARYEGMPQDEKGVMRGNGPSIAWFTDPAGNVFSVLQEG
- a CDS encoding carbohydrate ABC transporter permease is translated as MAVLTDRPAAPVTRRADRGPRARVNRILGYAVLIAFGLVFLYPFVIQLGNSLKTEPDAAANPLSPIPDALTLAGFERIFAGTNFPLWLGNSLLVTVLVTLGRVFFDSLAGYALARLRFRGRAGLFAAVIAVMAVPGVVLLIPKFLVLKQLGLYDSYAGLVVPLLADAAGVFIMKQFFESVPVSVEEAARIDGAGVFRTFWSVVLPMARPALITLTILSFQGSWNEFPHSLVSVQDPHLFTLPRGLADLVSGSLGKGTQYPLKLGAALLATIPVAVLFMVFQRYFVRGANEGADKG
- a CDS encoding carbohydrate ABC transporter permease; amino-acid sequence: MATEALRAPATTPAKPPRRRGGGIRGNENIAGWLFVAPVIVILGLFLLLPILMALWVSLTDWNGQGSPFTGDVPFVGGDNYTRLFADDGLDRRDFMTSIRNNMYYVGIVVPVQTALALGLALVVNNRMLKGKGFFRSAFYFPSVTSSVAISVVFLFLFANSGAVNRLLGLLGINGPEWFADSRGVLHLLLGAVGVDTPPGALTSGGPFGLTWWDWLAGPSVAMVSIISLVIWTTSGTFMLMFLAALQNVPVALDEASTLDGATRWQRFRHVTLPLIKPTMFLVLTLGLIGSWQVFDQVYVMSQGDPAKTTLTPAYLSYRTAFRDFDYGSGAAISFVLFLIIILLTLLQRRVMADRDEPRRARWWRRRVPEGS
- a CDS encoding sugar ABC transporter substrate-binding protein — protein: MTPRTLTRAAVAGFAAVALFGSAACGSGFDDSANDTKQSSGPASLQIMIGSSGEAETKAVQEAAAKWASASGNTATVTPAQDLTQQLGQALAGGTPPDVFYVDATRFADYASVGALEPYGDKVSNKDDFYESLRTTFTYDGKLYCAPKDFSTLALEINTDLWAKAGLTDADVPTTWDQLTAVSQKIKAKKMVALALGDTRDRIGAFMVQNGGWLMSKDGKQPTADTPENLQALQYVKSLLTNGYAKFPKQLDAGWSGEAFGRGKAVMTIEGNWIKGALQNDFPNVKYKVVPLPTGPKGQGTLSFTQCWGIAAKSKYKDQAIKFVEAMTAGDQQVSFAKAFGVMPSRQSVRDQYASAFPADKPFIDAAAYAQGPVNAPKMDSVLRDLEAGLQGLATGDPKTVLSNFDKNAKAALGG